A region from the Wansuia hejianensis genome encodes:
- a CDS encoding RsmB/NOP family class I SAM-dependent RNA methyltransferase: MVLPEQFKNRMRNMLGDEYQDFIDSYEMPRQYGLRVNTLKVSPEEFGEMAPFPVERIPWIKNGFFYKEGIFPARHPYYAAGVYYLQEPSAMTPASRLSVEPGDRVLDLCAAPGGKATELAARLKGKGVLVANDISNSRARALLHNLELFGAANIFVTNEIPARLAESFPGYFDKILVDAPCSGEGMFRKDPDVIGSWSSERVDFFAKQQRSIVKSAVEMLRPGGVMLYSTCTFSAEENEGTVGWLLEQNPELELLKLEPYEGFSEGKPEWGGGNETLSCCVRIWPHRMNGEGHFMALLRKRTAGSEDERKRLEQQEEKQQNRVKRKKKEQPKAEGKLEAEEKKHLEAFLREGGAQLPCGRVESRGGKAYLVPEMPDSVKGIRFLRNGLYLGEFKKGRFEPSEAYAMYLSPECYSKVLSFGAESEQVEMYLRGETVFDIKVGEKCKNGWNLVCVDKFSLGWGKLSNGVLKNKYLCSWRKN; encoded by the coding sequence ATGGTTTTACCAGAGCAATTTAAGAACAGGATGAGGAATATGCTGGGGGATGAGTATCAGGATTTTATAGATAGCTATGAGATGCCGCGTCAATATGGGCTGAGGGTGAATACGCTGAAGGTTTCACCGGAGGAGTTTGGGGAGATGGCTCCGTTTCCGGTGGAACGGATTCCCTGGATAAAGAACGGATTCTTTTATAAAGAAGGGATTTTTCCGGCGAGGCATCCGTATTACGCGGCAGGGGTCTATTATCTCCAGGAGCCTAGTGCAATGACCCCGGCCAGCCGCCTTTCGGTGGAGCCGGGGGACAGGGTTTTGGACCTGTGTGCGGCTCCGGGAGGGAAGGCGACCGAGCTGGCGGCCAGGCTTAAGGGGAAAGGGGTGCTAGTGGCCAATGATATCAGCAACTCACGGGCCAGGGCATTGCTGCACAATCTGGAGCTGTTCGGGGCGGCCAACATTTTTGTAACGAATGAAATCCCGGCGAGGCTGGCAGAGAGCTTTCCGGGGTATTTTGATAAAATACTGGTGGATGCGCCGTGCTCCGGGGAGGGGATGTTTCGGAAGGACCCGGATGTGATTGGTTCATGGAGCAGTGAACGCGTGGACTTCTTTGCGAAGCAGCAGCGGTCGATTGTCAAAAGCGCGGTTGAAATGTTGAGGCCGGGCGGGGTTATGCTGTATTCTACCTGTACATTTTCGGCGGAGGAGAATGAAGGGACCGTAGGATGGCTTTTGGAGCAAAACCCGGAGCTGGAACTGCTGAAGCTGGAGCCTTACGAAGGCTTTTCAGAGGGAAAACCGGAATGGGGCGGCGGGAATGAGACGCTTTCCTGCTGTGTCCGGATCTGGCCGCACAGAATGAACGGAGAGGGACATTTCATGGCGCTTCTGAGAAAACGGACGGCGGGCAGTGAAGATGAACGGAAGAGGCTGGAACAGCAGGAGGAAAAGCAGCAGAACAGGGTGAAACGGAAGAAGAAGGAGCAGCCGAAGGCAGAGGGAAAATTGGAAGCAGAGGAAAAGAAGCATCTGGAAGCATTTTTGCGGGAAGGAGGGGCACAGCTTCCCTGCGGCCGGGTGGAAAGCAGAGGGGGAAAAGCGTACCTGGTCCCGGAAATGCCGGATTCTGTCAAGGGGATCAGATTTTTGAGAAACGGTCTGTATCTGGGAGAGTTTAAGAAAGGAAGATTTGAACCGTCGGAGGCTTATGCCATGTATCTGTCTCCGGAATGTTACTCTAAAGTGCTGAGCTTTGGAGCAGAAAGTGAACAGGTGGAAATGTATCTGCGGGGAGAGACTGTTTTTGACATAAAAGTGGGTGAGAAATGTAAAAATGGGTGGAATTTAGTCTGTGTCGATAAATTTTCTTTGGGCTGGGGGAAATTGTCAAATGGGGTGTTAAAGAACAAGTACTTGTGTAGCTGGAGAAAAAATTAA
- a CDS encoding PcsB-like coiled-coil domain-containing protein, translated as MKNRKRFYGILAAFLVVANVLPCYGATTQEQIGETQQEKQQTEAELQTTEARIEALESKKGESEAYLSELNQQLSDLTLSLQQLQQDYNDKQSELEEVQAELEEAKAQEEKQYEDMKLRIQYMYEHSTSTGALEALFSAESFTDFLNRADTMSSINKYDREMLTTYQETKEEVAAKEQQVKDEQEAIRKLQEESADKQEQVQALYEATYNEIRDYTEDLEGAQGEQASLVAQIQKQEDALNQLLIQAKEEEVAAQQKAQAEEAARQAAQQAAVSNNSSSGGSSSGSSSSSGSSGNEASPAPSEPEQEDGSNSGGGTYLGRFKLTAYCSCSICCGKWAEYAGTTASGAKAEQGVTVAMGGVPFGTKLSINGHVYTVQDRGTAYGHVDVYFSNHSDALAFGLQYADVYQVG; from the coding sequence ATGAAAAATAGGAAAAGATTCTACGGGATTCTGGCCGCATTCTTAGTCGTGGCGAATGTATTGCCCTGCTATGGTGCAACCACTCAGGAACAGATTGGAGAGACACAGCAGGAGAAGCAGCAGACGGAAGCTGAATTGCAGACCACAGAAGCGAGAATTGAGGCGCTGGAATCTAAAAAAGGTGAGTCGGAAGCGTATTTGTCAGAACTGAACCAACAGTTGTCCGATTTGACATTGAGCCTTCAGCAGCTCCAGCAGGATTACAATGATAAGCAGTCTGAGCTGGAAGAGGTACAGGCTGAGCTGGAAGAAGCAAAGGCCCAGGAAGAAAAACAGTACGAGGATATGAAGCTCCGTATCCAGTACATGTACGAGCATTCAACCAGTACAGGTGCTCTGGAAGCACTGTTTTCGGCAGAAAGTTTTACGGATTTTCTGAACCGGGCAGACACGATGTCCTCGATCAATAAGTACGACCGGGAAATGCTCACTACCTACCAAGAGACTAAGGAAGAGGTAGCGGCGAAGGAGCAGCAGGTAAAGGACGAGCAGGAAGCGATCCGCAAACTTCAGGAAGAAAGTGCGGACAAGCAGGAGCAGGTGCAGGCCCTTTACGAAGCTACATATAATGAAATAAGAGATTATACAGAAGACCTGGAAGGAGCCCAGGGCGAACAGGCCAGTCTGGTGGCGCAGATACAGAAGCAGGAGGATGCTCTGAATCAGCTTCTGATCCAGGCTAAGGAAGAAGAAGTGGCAGCCCAGCAGAAGGCACAGGCAGAGGAAGCAGCAAGGCAGGCGGCTCAGCAGGCAGCGGTATCCAATAACAGCTCTTCGGGAGGCAGTTCATCAGGAAGCAGCTCTTCATCCGGTTCATCAGGGAACGAAGCGTCTCCGGCACCCTCAGAGCCGGAACAAGAGGATGGCAGCAATTCCGGCGGCGGGACCTATCTCGGAAGATTTAAACTGACCGCATATTGCTCCTGTTCCATATGCTGCGGCAAGTGGGCTGAATATGCAGGAACAACGGCCAGCGGGGCGAAAGCAGAGCAGGGTGTGACAGTTGCCATGGGAGGAGTGCCGTTCGGCACGAAGCTATCCATTAACGGCCATGTGTATACAGTTCAGGACCGTGGAACCGCTTATGGACATGTAGATGTTTATTTCTCCAATCATTCAGATGCCTTGGCATTTGGACTGCAGTATGCAGACGTCTACCAGGTTGGCTGA
- the rpsL gene encoding 30S ribosomal protein S12 has protein sequence MPTFNQLVRKGRETSVKKSTAPALQKSFNSLKKKSTDMSSPQKRGVCTAVKTATPKKPNSALRKIARVRLSNGIEVTSYIPGEGHNLQEHSVVLIRGGRVKDLPGTRYHIIRGTLDTAGVANRKQARSKYGAKRPKK, from the coding sequence ATGCCAACATTTAACCAGTTAGTTAGAAAAGGCCGTGAGACTTCCGTTAAAAAGTCCACAGCACCGGCTCTTCAGAAAAGCTTCAATTCTCTGAAGAAAAAATCAACAGATATGTCCTCACCGCAGAAGCGAGGCGTATGTACCGCAGTTAAGACAGCAACTCCTAAGAAGCCTAACTCAGCTCTTAGAAAGATTGCCAGGGTTCGTCTTTCCAATGGTATCGAAGTTACCAGCTATATTCCAGGAGAAGGCCACAACCTTCAGGAGCACAGCGTGGTGCTGATCCGTGGAGGAAGAGTTAAGGACCTGCCCGGTACCAGATACCACATCATCCGTGGAACCCTGGATACCGCAGGAGTAGCGAACAGAAAACAGGCTCGTTCCAAATACGGCGCCAAGAGACCGAAAAAATAA
- the rpsG gene encoding 30S ribosomal protein S7, whose product MPRKGHTQKRDVLADPIYNNKVVTKLINNIMLDGKKGVAQKIVYGAFAKVEEKAGKPALEIFEEAMNNIMPVLEVKARRIGGATYQVPIEVRPERRQALALRWITLYSRKRGEKTMEDRLANELMDAMNNTGASVKKKEDMHKMAEANKAFAHYRF is encoded by the coding sequence GTGCCACGTAAAGGACATACTCAGAAGAGAGATGTTTTAGCAGATCCGATCTATAACAATAAAGTGGTTACCAAGCTTATCAATAACATCATGTTAGACGGTAAGAAGGGTGTAGCCCAGAAGATTGTATACGGAGCATTTGCTAAAGTTGAAGAAAAAGCCGGAAAGCCGGCTCTGGAAATATTTGAAGAAGCAATGAACAATATTATGCCGGTTCTGGAAGTAAAAGCAAGACGTATCGGCGGTGCCACCTATCAGGTGCCCATCGAGGTCAGACCGGAGAGACGCCAGGCGCTGGCGCTTCGCTGGATTACCCTGTACTCCCGCAAGAGAGGCGAGAAGACAATGGAAGACAGACTGGCTAATGAGCTTATGGATGCCATGAACAACACAGGCGCATCTGTAAAGAAGAAAGAAGACATGCATAAGATGGCAGAGGCTAATAAGGCATTTGCTCATTATCGATTCTAA
- the fusA gene encoding elongation factor G produces MAGREYPLERTRNIGIMAHIDAGKTTLTERILYYTGVNYKIGDTHEGTATMDWMEQEQERGITITSAATTCHWTLQENCMNKPGALEHRINIIDTPGHVDFTVEVERSLRVLDGAVGVFCAKGGVEPQSENVWRQADTYNVPRMAFINKMDILGANFYGAVDQIRTRLGKNAIILQLPIGKEDEFQGIIDLFEMKAYIYNDDKGEDISIVDIPEDMQDDAELYHTELIEKVCELDDDLMMRYLEDDIPSVDEMKAVLRKATCECAAVPVCCGTAYRNKGVQKLLDAIVEYMPSPVDIPPIDGKDMEGNEVLRHSSDDEPFSALVFKIMTDPFVGKLAYFRVYSGSMNAGSYVLNATKGKKERVGRILQMHANKRMELDKVYSGDIAAAIGFKFSTTGDTICDDQHPVILESMEFPEPVIELAIEPKTKAGQGKLGEALAKLAEEDPTFRAHTNKETGQTIIAGMGELHLEIIVDRLLREFHVEANVGAPQVAYKETITKSVDVDSKYAKQSGGRGQYGHCKVKFEPMDANAEETYKFESTVVGGAIPKEYIPAVGEGIEDAMKAGILGGFPVVGVHANVYDGSYHEVDSSEMAFHIAGSLAFKDAMSKASPVLLEPIMKVEVSTPEDYMGDVIGDINSRRGRIEGMDDIGGGKMIRGFVPLAEMFGYATDLRSRTQGRGNYSMFFERYEQVPKSVQEKVLSEKGK; encoded by the coding sequence TTGGCTGGAAGAGAATATCCATTAGAGAGAACCAGAAACATTGGTATTATGGCACATATCGATGCGGGTAAGACAACTCTTACCGAACGTATCCTGTACTATACCGGTGTTAACTACAAAATTGGAGATACTCACGAAGGAACTGCCACCATGGACTGGATGGAACAGGAGCAGGAGCGTGGTATTACCATTACTTCAGCCGCTACAACCTGTCACTGGACACTGCAGGAAAACTGCATGAATAAACCGGGAGCTCTGGAGCACCGTATCAATATCATTGATACTCCTGGACACGTTGACTTTACCGTAGAGGTGGAGCGTTCTCTGCGTGTGCTGGACGGCGCTGTCGGCGTGTTCTGTGCGAAGGGTGGAGTTGAACCTCAGTCTGAGAACGTATGGCGTCAGGCGGATACCTACAACGTACCGCGTATGGCATTCATCAACAAGATGGATATCCTGGGAGCAAACTTCTATGGAGCCGTTGACCAGATCAGAACCAGATTAGGCAAGAATGCGATCATTCTTCAGCTGCCCATCGGCAAGGAAGATGAATTCCAGGGAATCATCGACCTGTTTGAGATGAAAGCTTATATCTATAATGATGACAAAGGCGAGGATATTTCCATTGTTGATATTCCTGAAGACATGCAGGATGATGCGGAGCTGTATCATACAGAGCTGATTGAAAAGGTCTGCGAGCTGGATGACGATCTGATGATGCGTTATCTGGAAGACGACATTCCGTCAGTGGATGAGATGAAAGCTGTTCTCCGTAAAGCGACCTGCGAATGCGCAGCCGTTCCTGTGTGCTGCGGAACTGCCTACAGGAATAAAGGCGTTCAGAAGCTTCTGGACGCAATCGTTGAATATATGCCGTCCCCTGTTGATATTCCGCCCATTGACGGTAAAGATATGGAAGGCAATGAAGTGCTGAGGCACTCATCTGATGATGAGCCGTTCTCCGCGCTGGTATTTAAGATCATGACTGACCCGTTTGTTGGTAAGCTGGCATACTTCCGGGTATATTCCGGAAGCATGAACGCAGGCTCCTATGTGCTGAATGCCACCAAGGGCAAGAAAGAACGTGTGGGACGTATTCTTCAGATGCACGCCAACAAGAGGATGGAGCTTGACAAAGTGTATTCCGGTGATATCGCTGCAGCGATCGGTTTCAAATTCTCCACGACAGGTGATACGATCTGTGATGACCAGCATCCTGTGATCCTGGAGTCCATGGAGTTCCCGGAGCCGGTTATTGAGCTGGCGATCGAGCCAAAGACGAAAGCTGGACAGGGCAAGCTGGGTGAAGCGCTTGCCAAGCTGGCAGAAGAAGATCCTACCTTCCGTGCGCACACGAATAAAGAAACCGGGCAGACCATTATCGCAGGTATGGGTGAACTGCATCTGGAGATTATCGTAGATCGTCTGCTCCGTGAGTTCCACGTGGAGGCTAATGTAGGCGCACCGCAGGTAGCCTATAAAGAGACCATCACCAAATCTGTGGACGTGGACAGCAAGTACGCGAAACAGTCCGGCGGACGTGGACAGTACGGCCATTGTAAGGTTAAATTTGAACCCATGGATGCGAATGCGGAAGAGACCTATAAGTTTGAATCCACGGTTGTCGGCGGTGCGATTCCGAAGGAGTATATCCCGGCGGTCGGCGAAGGTATCGAGGATGCAATGAAGGCCGGTATCCTGGGTGGATTCCCGGTAGTAGGCGTTCATGCCAATGTATATGACGGCTCCTACCATGAAGTCGACTCTTCAGAAATGGCATTCCACATTGCCGGATCTCTGGCATTTAAAGACGCGATGTCCAAAGCCTCCCCGGTACTGCTGGAGCCCATCATGAAGGTGGAGGTGTCCACACCGGAGGATTACATGGGTGATGTAATCGGCGATATCAACTCCCGCCGCGGACGTATCGAGGGCATGGATGATATCGGCGGAGGAAAGATGATCCGTGGATTCGTTCCGCTGGCAGAGATGTTCGGCTATGCGACCGACCTCCGTTCCAGAACTCAGGGACGTGGAAACTACTCGATGTTCTTTGAAAGATACGAGCAGGTTCCGAAATCTGTACAGGAAAAAGTTCTTTCTGAGAAGGGCAAATAA
- the tuf gene encoding elongation factor Tu, which yields MAKAKFERSKPHCNIGTIGHVDHGKTTLTAAITKTLNVRLGLGQAVAFDNIDKAPEERERGITISTAHVEYETENRHYAHVDCPGHADYVKNMITGAAQMDGAILVVAATDGVMAQTKEHILLSRQVGVPYIVVFMNKCDMVDDEELLELVDMEIRELLNEYDFPGDDTPIIQGSALKALEDPNSEWGDKILELMKAVDEWVPDPQRDTDKPFLMPVEDVFTITGRGTVATGRVERGILHLNEEVEIVGIKEETRKTVVTGIEMFRKLLDEAQAGDNIGALLRGVQRTEIERGQVLAKPGTVTCHKKFTAQVYVLTKDEGGRHTPFFNNYRPQFYFRTTDVTGVINLPEGTEMCMPGDNVEMTIELIHPIAMEQGLTFAIREGGRTVGSGRVATIIE from the coding sequence ATGGCAAAAGCTAAGTTTGAAAGATCAAAACCGCATTGTAACATTGGTACCATCGGTCACGTAGACCATGGCAAAACCACTTTGACCGCAGCTATCACCAAGACCCTGAACGTAAGACTGGGCCTGGGCCAGGCAGTTGCATTTGATAACATTGATAAGGCTCCGGAAGAGAGAGAGCGTGGAATCACGATCTCTACCGCTCATGTTGAGTATGAGACCGAGAACAGACATTACGCACACGTTGACTGCCCAGGACATGCCGATTACGTTAAGAACATGATCACCGGCGCTGCACAGATGGATGGTGCTATCCTGGTTGTAGCCGCTACCGATGGTGTTATGGCTCAGACGAAAGAGCACATCCTGCTGTCCCGTCAGGTAGGTGTTCCCTATATCGTTGTATTCATGAACAAATGTGACATGGTTGATGACGAAGAGCTGCTCGAGCTGGTAGACATGGAGATCCGTGAGCTGCTGAACGAGTATGATTTCCCGGGAGATGACACCCCGATCATTCAGGGTTCCGCTCTGAAGGCTCTGGAAGATCCCAACAGCGAGTGGGGCGATAAGATTCTTGAGCTGATGAAGGCTGTTGACGAGTGGGTTCCGGATCCGCAGCGTGACACTGACAAGCCGTTCCTGATGCCTGTAGAGGATGTATTCACCATCACCGGACGTGGTACTGTTGCCACCGGTAGAGTAGAGCGTGGTATTCTGCATCTGAACGAAGAAGTTGAGATCGTTGGTATCAAGGAAGAGACTCGTAAGACTGTTGTAACCGGTATCGAGATGTTCCGTAAGCTGCTGGATGAGGCACAGGCTGGTGATAACATCGGCGCGCTGCTTCGTGGCGTTCAGAGAACCGAAATTGAAAGAGGACAGGTTCTTGCAAAACCGGGTACTGTAACCTGCCATAAGAAGTTTACGGCTCAGGTATACGTACTGACCAAAGATGAGGGTGGACGTCATACACCTTTCTTCAACAACTACAGACCGCAGTTCTATTTCCGTACAACCGACGTAACAGGTGTTATTAACCTGCCGGAAGGTACTGAGATGTGCATGCCTGGCGATAACGTAGAGATGACCATCGAACTGATTCATCCGATCGCTATGGAGCAAGGTCTTACTTTCGCTATCCGTGAAGGTGGACGTACTGTTGGATCAGGCCGTGTTGCTACGATCATCGAGTAA
- a CDS encoding helix-turn-helix transcriptional regulator, which produces MNLGNSLFQARKKSGLSQEDVAEKLGVSRQTISKWETDIRMKSILPISG; this is translated from the coding sequence ATGAATTTAGGGAACAGTCTATTTCAGGCGAGGAAGAAAAGCGGATTGTCGCAGGAAGATGTGGCAGAAAAACTGGGCGTCAGCAGGCAAACTATTTCTAAGTGGGAAACGGATATCAGGATGAAGTCAATATTACCAATTTCGGGGTGA
- a CDS encoding nitroreductase family protein produces MMLDLLMKRRSCRKFQQKTVETDKIEKILLSAQLSPSGKNACPWEFITIEDKETLQKLGDCRKPNQPFLPQAPLAIAVLCNTEKSDTWIEDGSIASAIMQLEAESLGLGSCWVQIRLRESNQGKSSEEYVRELLGVPKHMAILNIIAVGYPEERLPAHTLNEIKTERVHKEIY; encoded by the coding sequence ATGATGTTAGATCTATTGATGAAAAGAAGAAGCTGCCGTAAGTTTCAGCAAAAGACAGTGGAGACAGATAAGATAGAGAAAATTCTCCTATCGGCACAGCTTTCACCCTCTGGGAAAAACGCATGTCCGTGGGAATTTATTACCATTGAGGATAAAGAGACGCTGCAAAAGCTCGGTGATTGCCGGAAGCCTAATCAGCCATTTTTGCCCCAGGCGCCCCTGGCTATCGCAGTATTATGCAATACAGAGAAGTCCGATACCTGGATTGAAGATGGTTCCATTGCCTCTGCCATCATGCAGTTGGAGGCAGAGAGCTTAGGATTGGGGTCCTGTTGGGTACAAATTCGCCTGAGAGAATCCAACCAGGGTAAGAGCAGCGAAGAATATGTGCGTGAACTTCTTGGAGTACCAAAGCATATGGCCATTTTGAACATAATTGCTGTGGGTTATCCGGAAGAGAGGCTGCCGGCACATACTTTGAATGAGATAAAAACGGAAAGAGTTCATAAAGAAATATATTAA
- a CDS encoding TfoX/Sxy family protein: MASDREYLQFILGQLSGLEDITYRAMMGEYIIYYHGKIAGGIYDNRLLVKPVKSAISYMKKVSYEFPYEGAKAMLLVDEIDNAEYLAGLFEAMVSELPEQRPRKVFP; the protein is encoded by the coding sequence ATGGCATCTGATCGGGAGTATTTGCAGTTTATTCTGGGACAATTATCGGGTTTGGAAGATATAACATACAGGGCAATGATGGGTGAGTACATTATCTATTATCATGGTAAAATAGCAGGCGGGATATATGATAACAGATTGCTTGTTAAGCCGGTTAAATCTGCGATTTCCTATATGAAGAAAGTTTCTTATGAATTTCCCTATGAAGGGGCAAAAGCTATGCTGCTTGTTGATGAAATAGATAATGCGGAATACTTGGCTGGGTTATTTGAAGCGATGGTGAGTGAGCTGCCAGAGCAGAGGCCGAGAAAAGTTTTTCCCTAA